In Mercurialis annua linkage group LG5, ddMerAnnu1.2, whole genome shotgun sequence, a single genomic region encodes these proteins:
- the LOC126682280 gene encoding uncharacterized protein At1g66480-like, with protein MGNTLGAKKTVKIMKITGETLKLKTPVNAGEVVKNYPGHVLLDSEAVKHYGTRAKPLEQHQELAAKRLYFLVELPKPPTEKVPRRVQSGINMSAKDRLENLMLARRSVSDLSIMKKCCPSSSSIVPAEENDEAEKNGATRVKMRLPKAEVERLVKESKDDGEIAARIMDLCMAKNNANNGKLIMNNEVVAENKWKSGSNNYHQTITTGVKAREKRRVSFLGVGEAEMRIAAAS; from the exons ATGGGAAACACTTTAGGAGCCAAAAAAACCGTCAAGATCATGAAAATAACTGGCGAAACCCTAAAGTTAAAGACACCGGTGAATGCCGGAGAAGTCGTTAAAAATTATCCCGGCCATGTTCTGTTAGATTCCGAAGCGGTTAAGCATTACGGAACTAGGGCAAAACCGTTAGAGCAACATCAAGAATTGGCAGCAAAACGGCTATATTTTCTCGTAGAATTGCCAAAGCCGCCGACCGAGAAAGTTCCGAGGAGGGTTCAGTCGGGGATAAACATGAGCGCTAAAGATCGGCTCGAGAACCTAATGCTGGCTCGACGATCAGTGTCTGATCTGAGTATAATGAAAAAATGTTGCCCGTCTTCTTCGAGCATTGTGCCGGCGGAGGAGAATGATGAGGCGGAGAAAAATGGTGCGACGAGAGTGAAAATGAGGTTACCGAAGGCGGAAGTTGAGAGGTTGGTGAAAGAAAGCAAAGACGACGGTGAAATAGCGGCGAGGATTATGGATCTTTGCATGGCGAAAAATAATGCAAATAatgggaaattaattatgaataatGAAGTTGTAGCGGAAAATAAATGGAAGAGTGGTAGTAATAATTATCATCAGACGATTACTACAGGCGTCAAGGCACGTGAG AAACGTCGAGTGAGTTTCCTGGGAGTAGGCGAGGCAGAGATGCGAATAGCTGCGGCTTcttaa
- the LOC126683266 gene encoding putative 1-phosphatidylinositol-3-phosphate 5-kinase FAB1C, translating to MGIPDTSLIDLLLKVRSWITWGASDHLSSSLACCEFNQMSKMCCECYTNFSVGLYNGYTCLSCGRWLCVKCVVVEEDESQVEVRSKGDYCGESIKSCKICNGFRVRGGDGGGKNSEKVHPSVESPRESPEPPSPCFSGESIQSDRWDFGYSPVAVSSRSRTSFSAHPSLLSVGGSPSRSDEEDADDSANHFYSPSSEYFHDVSDIDTSSVSASTRLEFYSCKSVGSSPVDSPSRIDFTSYRVAHSVQQGQEGSPLSQHNGPFDQETQAILKRPDKGIEDLENPDNYSDDVSLLQNQYDKSHKPLDFESNGCIWFPPPPEDENDEVENSFFTYDDDDDDIGDSGALFSSTSSLSGMFPSKEKQNEDNKEPFKAVIHGHFRALVSQLLQGESIKICKEDGGEDWLDIVTTLAWQAASFVKPDTSRGGSMDPSDYVKVKCIASGNPSDSTLVKGVACTKNIKHKRMTTQYKNPRLLLLGGALEYQSVVNQLASFNTLVQQENDHIKMIMLKIEALRPNVVLVEKSVSPFAQEYLLAKEISLVLNVKKPLLERIARCTGAVISPSLDKISSTRLGHCELFRVERVSEEHESPNQFNKKPSKTLMFFEGCPRRLGCTVLLQGICREELKKVKHVVQYAVFAAYHLSLETSFLADEGASLPKMTLKHSLTMPERATDSAISLIPPTNAITDASAQDEGTMGLNSEHAGSEVSINVPPLTGTVDYRFENTCSNSYGDDLVSSEGLDSFTITQFEDQITPPGFKDTSQHDLQDRIAHEGRQFKGTYESSKSERIDENEVFSEYYSATDTHQSILVSFSSRCVLKGTVCERSRLLRIKFYGSFDKPLGRYLRDDLFDQTSYCRSCKESAEAHVLCYTHQQGNLTINVRSLSSVKLPGERDGKIWMWHRCLRCAHIDGVPPATHRVVMSDAAWGLSFGKFLELSFSNHATANRVAPCGHSLQRDCLRFYGFGSMVAFFRYSPIDILNVYLPPSMLEFNGHTQQEWISKEAAELLGNMEAFYAEISDVLDSMEEKSKSFGKELSDSNELLNHIVELKDQLRKERNHYSNMLQVAIGGRSQFGPATLDILELNSLRRALLVGSHVWDRQLYSLETLLKTNSVVWAIHGDAKMKELKSDISYKDYKIDNGHVDNACGYLKTDDTVENDILSEQNKYGPPFQQYIAEDSLTSSHYYNREEEVYSDGEISTHNSCFDDFPSKASSLSDHIDSAWTGTQPLIKTQPPCASQIDKFQVGPVKQMSLSDNHPLQRILPPVRVHSFDSALRVQDRIRKGLPPSLFMSTLRSFHASGEYRNMLRDPVSRTHSQALPLESQKLNLLPGSSSSFISSASHMTGGARLLLPQRNHNDIAIGVYDNDPASIVSYALNSKEYDDWITDKSNENEGSWPSWGMNEHRKEESANSTLSAWQSFGSLDLDYIRYGSYVSEDHSPSIGTLFKDSKKSPHVTISYSDDSTVAGGKVKFIVTCYFAKQFDSFRKKCCPNEVDFVRSLSRCQRWSAQGGKSNVYFAKSLDERFIIKQVTKTELDSFEEFASEYFNYMTDSLSSGSPTCLAKVLGIYQVTVKHLKGGKEVKMDIMVMENLFYKRSISKVYDLKGSVRSRYNPDTTGANKVLLDMNLVEALRTEPIFLGSKAKRRLERAIWNDTNFLASVDVMDYSLLVGVDKERKELVLGIIDFMRQYTWDKHLETWVKASGILGGPKNASPTIISPIQYKKRFRKAMTSYFLTVPDQWSS from the exons ATGGGAATACCTGATACTTCACTAATAGATCTATTACTAAAGGTTAGGTCTTGGATAACTTGGGGGGCAAGTGATCATCTATCAAGTTCTTTAGCTTGTTGTGAATTTAATCAGATGTCCAAAATGTGTTGTGAGTGTTATACAAATTTTAGTGTTGGGTTATATAATGGATACACTTGCCTAAGCTGTGGTAGATGGCTGTGTGTTAAGTGTGTtgttgttgaggaggatgaaTCCCAAGTTGAAGTTAGAAGTAAGGGTGATTATTGTGGGGAGAGTATTAAGTCCTGTAAGATTTGTAACGGTTTCCGGGTGCGGGGTGGGGATGGTGGGGGGAAGAATAGTGAGAAGGTGCATCCTTCTGTTGAGTCTCCTAGAGAGAGCCCTGAGCCTCCATCACCTTGTTTTAGTGGCGAGTCGATTCAGAGTGATCGTTGGGATTTCGGGTATTCTCCTGTTGCGGTAAGTAGCAGGAGTAGAACCTCGTTTAGTGCTCACCCGTCTCTGCTCTCTGTTGGTGGCTCTCCAAGCAG GAGTGATGAAGAAGATGCAGATGATTCCGCAAATCATTTTTACAGCCCATCTAGTGAATACTTTCATGATGTTTCAGATATAGATACAAGTAGTGTTAGTGCTAGTACTAGACTTGAGTTTTACAGCTGTAAGTCAGTCGGATCAAGTCCTGTAGACAGCCCTTCTAGGATAGATTTTACTTCCTATAGAGTTGCACATTCTGTACAGCAGGGACAAGAGGGAAGCCCTTTGTCTCAACATAACGGTCCCTTTGATCAAGAAACGCAGGCCATTTTAAAAAGGCCAGACAAAGGGATTGAGGATCTCGAAAATCCTGATAATTACTCGGACGACGTGTCATTGTTGCAGAACCAATATGACAAGTCCCACAAGCCATTAGATTTTGAAAGTAATGGTTGTATCTGGTTTCCTCCACCTCCTGAGGATGAAAATGATGAGGTGGAGAATAGTTTCTTTACATATGATGACGACGATGATGATATTGGGGACTCTGGTGCATTGTTCTCATCTACTAGTAGCCTCTCTGGTATGTTTCCATCAAAGGAGAAACAAAATGAGGATAACAAGGAGCCTTTCAAAGCTGTGATACATGGCCATTTTAGGGCTCTTGTATCTCAGCTCTTACAAGGGGAGAGTATCAAAATCTGCAAAGAGGATGGAGGTGAGGACTGGCTTGACATAGTTACAACATTAGCATGGCAAGCTGCAAGTTTTGTGAAACCGGACACTAGTAGAGGAGGCAGTATGGATCCGAGTGATTATGTAAAGGTTAAGTGCATAGCATCGGGAAATCCAAGTGATAG CACCCTTGTGAAGGGAGTAGCTTGTACGAAAAATATAAAGCACAAGCGCATGACGACACAATACAAAAACCCAAGATTACTCCTTTTAGGAGGAGCACTTGAGTATCAAAGTGTTGTGAATCAGTTGGCATCTTTTAATACATTGGTTCAACAG GAAAATGATCATATCAAGATGATTATGTTGAAGATAGAGGCTCTTCGCCCAAATGTTGTGCTGGTAGAGAAGAGTGTGTCTCCATTTGCCCAAGAATATCTACTGGCAAAGGAAATTTCATTGGTGCTTAATGTGAAAAAGCCATTACTGGAGCGGATAGCTCGCTGCACCGGTGCTGTTATTAGTCCATCCCTGGATAAGATTTCTTCAACACGATTGGGCCACTGTGAATTGTTCCGGGTAGAGAGAGTGTCTGAAGAACATGAGTCTCCCAATCAGTTCAACAAAAAGCCATCTAAAACATTGATGTTCTTTGAAGGATGTCCTAGGCGTTTAGGATGCACG GTCCTCCTGCAAGGCATATGTCGTGAAGAACTTAAGAAGGTTAAACATGTTGTTCAATATGCAGTTTTTGCAGCCTACCATTTGTCCCTTGAGACTTCCTTCCTTGCCGATGAGGGTGCAAGTCTTCCTAAGATGACACTAAAACACTCGCTCACCATGCCAGAGAGAGCAACTGATAGTGCCATTTCACTTATCCCTCCAACTAATGCCATAACTGATGCCTCTGCCCAAGATGAGGGAACTATGGGTCTTAATTCAGAGCATGCGGGATCCGAAGTGTCTATAAACGTTCCTCCACTTACTGGTACTGTGGATTATAGATTTGAAAATACATGCTCTAATTCATACGGTGATGATTTAGTGTCTAGTGAGGGACTTGACTCGTTTACTATAACTCAATTTGAGGATCAAATTACACCTCCTGGTTTTAAAGACACTTCACAGCATGACTTGCAAGATAGAATTGCTCATGAGGGAAGGCAGTTTAAGGGGACTTATGAATCTTCCAAATCAGAGAGGATTGATGAAAACGAAGTGTTTAGTGAATACTACTCAGCAACTGACACTCACCAGAGCATATTAGTATCTTTTTCAAGCCGCTGTGTACTGAAAGGAACTGTATGTGAGCGTTCTCGGCTCTTGCGCATAAAGTTCTATGGATCTTTTGACAAGCCACTCGGAAGATATCTAAGGGACGACCTATTCGATcag ACATCTTACTGTAGGTCTTGTAAAGAGTCAGCTGAAGCACATGTATTATGTTACACTCACCAGCAAGGAAACCTTACAATCAATGTTAGATCTCTGTCATCTGTAAAGCTACCTGGAGAAAGAGATGGGAAGATATGGATGTGGCACCGATGCCTGAGGTGTGCTCATATAGATGGAGTCCCACCAGCAACTCACAGAGTGGTTATGTCTGATGCTGCATGGGGACTTTCTTTTGGAAAGTTTTTGGAGCTGAGTTTTTCGAACCATGCAACTGCTAATCGTGTGGCTCCCTGTGGTCATTCATTGCAGAGGGACTGCCTTAGGTTCTATGG GTTTGGGAGCATGGTTGCATTCTTTCGCTATTCCCCCATCGATATTCTTAATGTTTATTTGCCTCCTTCGATGCTTGAATTTAATGGCCATACTCAGCAAGAGTGGATAAGCAAAGAGGCAGCTGAG CTTTTGGGCAATATGGAAGCCTTCTATGCAGAGATATCTGATGTGCTCGACAGCATGGAAGAGAAAAGTAAATCTTTTGGAAAAGAGCTATCAGATTCGAATGAGTTACTGAATCACATCGTGGAGTTGAAAGATCAACTTAGAAAAGAAAGAAACCATTACAGT AACATGCTGCAAGTGGCCATTGGCGGGCGTTCACAATTTGGTCCGGCAACTTTAGATATTCTAGAACTTAATAGTCTGAGACGTGCTTTGCTAGTTGGTTCACATGTTTGGGATCGCCAACTTTATTCGTTGGAGACTCTACTTAAGACAAATTCTGTTGTCTGGGCTATACATGGGGATGCAAAGATGAAAGAGTTAAAAAGTGACATATCTTACAAGGATTACAAGATTGACAATGGTCACGTAGACAATGCATGTGGCTATTTGAAAACAGATGACACTGTTGAGAATGACATACTGTCAGAGCAGAATAAGTATGGTCCGCCCTTTCAACAATATATTGCTGAAGATTCTCTGACAAGTTCACATTACTATAACAGAGAGGAGGAAGTGTATTCAGATGGGGAAATTAGCACACATAACTCGTGCTTTGATGACTTCCCCTCCAAAGCTTCAAGTCTGTCTGATCATATTGATTCTGCATGGACGGGTACTCAACCCCTGATTAAAACTCAACCTCCATGTGCATCACAGATTGATAAATTCCAAGTTGGGCCTGTTAAGCAGATGAGTTTGTCTGATAATCATCCTCTACAAAGAATTCTGCCACCGGTAAGAGTTCATTCTTTTGACTCTGCATTGAGAGTTCAAGATAGAATTCGGAAAGGACTGCCTCCTTCATTGTTTATGTCAACTCTCAGATCATTTCATGCATCTGGCGAATATAGGAATATGCTAAGAGATCCTGTTTCAAGGACTCACTCTCAAGCATTGCCATTGGAGTcccaaaaattgaatttattgcCCGGTTCTTCATCCTCATTTATCTCCTCGGCGTCTCATATGACTGGAGGAGCCCGGCTGCTGCTTCCTCAAAGGAACCACAATGATATTGCTATTGGTGTGTACGACAATGATCCAGCCAGCATAGTGTCATACGCCCTTAACTCCAAGGAATATGATGATTGGATTACTGACAAGTCAAATGAGAATGAAGGGAGCTGGCCCAGCTGGGGCATGAATGAGCATCGTAAGGAAGAATCTGCAAATTCCACATTGTCAGCCTGGCAGTCGTTTGGTTCCCTGGACTTGGACTACATCCGTTATGGAAGTTATGTGTCTGAAGATCATTCACCATCCATTGGTACATTGTTTAAGGACTCCAAAAAATCGCCTCATGTAACAATATCTTACAGTGATGATTCTACTGTTGCTGGAGGCAAAGTGAAGTTTATAGTCACTTGTTATTTTGCTAAGCAATTTGACTCTTTTAGAAAGAAATGCTGCCCTAATGAAGTGGATTTTGTACGTTCCTTGAGTCGCTGTCAGAGATGGAGTGCACAAGGTGGAAAGAGCAATGTATATTTTGCAAAGTCATTAGATGAGAGATTCATCATTAAACAAGTCACTAAGACCGAGTTGGACTCTTTTGAGGAATTTGCATCAGAATACTTCAATTATATGACAGATTCTCTTAGCTCAGGAAGTCCAACATGTCTTGCCAAAGTTCTTGGTATTTATCAG GTTACTGTAAAACACTTGAAAGGTGGTAAGGAAGTGAAAATGGATATTATGGTGATGGAAAATCTCTTTTATAAGAGAAGTATTTCAAAGGTCTATGATCTCAAAGGTTCTGTCCGATCCCGGTACAATCCTGATACCACTGGGGCAAACAAAGTATTGTTAGACATGAATCTAGTAGAAGCATTACGTACAGAGCCCATATTTCTTGGAAGCAAGGCAAAAAGAAGACTAGAGAGAGCTATATGGAATGATACTAATTTCTTGGCG TCTGTGGATGTGATGGACTACTCTTTGCTGGTCGGGGTGGACAAGGAGCGAAAAGAGCTGGTTTTGGGCATCATCGATTTCATGAGACAGTATACATGGGACAAGCATTTGGAAACTTGGGTTAAGGCGTCCGGTATACTTGGAGGTCCAAAAAATGCTTCTCCAACAATTATTTCTCCGATACAGTACAAGAAACGGTTCAGAAAAGCAATGACTTCATATTTTCTCACTGTTCCTGATCAATGGTCATCATGA